One genomic region from Evansella sp. LMS18 encodes:
- a CDS encoding NADH-quinone oxidoreductase subunit D, with the protein MSIKTEEMVLNMGPQHPSTHGVFRLKLHVSGETITKAEPVMGYLHRGSEKLAEGFIYTQFIPYTDRLDYLNAMTNNYVYCAGVEKLLGWEIPERAEYLRVITMELNRIASHLVWWGTYLLDIGALSPFLYAFKDREIVLDRLNEISGARMTFNYMRVGGVKWDAPAGWIEKVQETVKQISESIEMFNTLVTGNEIFQSRTIGVGKLTKEQVIDWGLSGPIARASGVNIDLRKTEPYSIYDRFDFDVPVAEEGDAYARYLVRIAEIRESIKIVEQACSQIPAEGDIIHKKGARIMMIKPPAGEAYTRAEASKGEIGVYVVSNGKTKPYRVKLRRPSFVNVAILQDLLVGASIQDVVAIFGSLDVVLGEVDA; encoded by the coding sequence ATGTCAATAAAAACAGAAGAAATGGTGCTTAATATGGGGCCGCAGCACCCTAGTACACACGGTGTATTCAGGCTGAAGCTCCATGTAAGCGGTGAGACAATTACAAAAGCGGAACCTGTGATGGGCTATTTGCACCGGGGCTCTGAAAAGCTTGCGGAAGGGTTTATTTATACACAATTCATTCCATATACAGACAGGCTGGATTACCTGAATGCCATGACGAACAACTATGTCTACTGTGCAGGGGTGGAAAAACTCCTGGGCTGGGAGATACCTGAGCGGGCGGAATATTTGCGGGTTATCACGATGGAGCTCAACAGGATAGCGAGCCACCTCGTCTGGTGGGGGACGTATTTACTCGATATTGGAGCATTGAGCCCGTTTCTTTATGCCTTCAAGGACAGAGAAATAGTCCTCGACAGGCTGAATGAGATCAGCGGGGCAAGAATGACTTTTAACTACATGCGTGTTGGCGGCGTAAAATGGGATGCTCCGGCGGGCTGGATCGAAAAAGTCCAGGAAACAGTGAAGCAGATCAGTGAAAGTATTGAGATGTTCAATACGCTTGTTACAGGAAATGAGATCTTCCAGTCCAGAACGATAGGTGTTGGAAAACTCACGAAAGAGCAGGTGATCGACTGGGGTTTATCCGGGCCGATTGCCAGGGCGAGCGGTGTGAATATCGACCTGCGGAAAACTGAACCATATTCCATTTACGACAGATTTGATTTTGATGTACCTGTAGCTGAAGAAGGGGATGCGTATGCCCGCTATCTAGTAAGGATTGCTGAAATACGCGAATCGATAAAAATCGTGGAACAGGCTTGCAGCCAGATTCCCGCAGAGGGAGATATCATCCATAAAAAAGGCGCGAGAATCATGATGATCAAGCCGCCTGCAGGTGAAGCATACACAAGGGCAGAGGCTTCAAAAGGTGAGATTGGCGTCTATGTTGTGAGCAATGGAAAAACCAAGCCGTACCGTGTAAAGCTGCGCAGGCCGTCTTTTGTCAACGTGGCAATTTTACAGGATCTCCTCGTAGGGGCGTCCATTCAGGATGTGGTAGCAATCTTCGGAAGCCTTGACGTAGTACTAGGGGAGGTGGACGCATAA
- a CDS encoding NADH-quinone oxidoreductase subunit C gives MSQEVLDLVTEKVHSFLGEEVLAYEEPEPPEEPPEEEEKPKRKKKEEPKPERPASLNFGQPMIILDTGHWSEELAKMLRDDEELQFDFLSCVTGVDYPEHMEVIYNLYSTVKDHYLYVKVKTPREEPAVASSEPVWKAGDYMEREIYDLMGIEFPGHRNMKRILLADDWEGHPLRKDYVTDKKALGLD, from the coding sequence ATGAGCCAGGAAGTTCTTGATTTAGTAACGGAGAAAGTACACAGCTTCCTTGGTGAAGAGGTGCTTGCATACGAGGAGCCTGAACCTCCGGAAGAACCCCCTGAGGAAGAAGAAAAACCGAAAAGAAAGAAAAAGGAAGAACCGAAACCGGAAAGGCCGGCCTCTCTTAATTTTGGCCAGCCAATGATAATCCTCGACACAGGACACTGGTCAGAAGAGCTTGCGAAAATGCTCCGGGATGATGAGGAGCTTCAGTTTGATTTTCTTTCTTGTGTAACAGGTGTCGATTATCCAGAACATATGGAAGTTATTTATAATTTATATTCTACGGTTAAGGACCATTATTTATATGTGAAAGTGAAAACGCCCCGGGAAGAGCCAGCTGTCGCTTCATCTGAGCCGGTATGGAAAGCGGGCGACTATATGGAGCGGGAGATATATGACCTGATGGGAATCGAATTTCCAGGCCACAGAAACATGAAACGAATCCTGCTGGCTGACGACTGGGAAGGACATCCGCTCCGGAAAGATTACGTAACAGACAAGAAAGCGTTGGGCTTGGACTGA
- a CDS encoding NADH-quinone oxidoreductase subunit B family protein has product MELKGFRETEQYDPRVLEDVNKSVFFTKVEQLKAWSRTRSLWPLTFGLACCAIEMMSTGGSRYDFDRFGVIFRASPRHADVMIVAGTVTAKMAPVLRTLYDQMPEPKWVISMGSCATCGGPYKESYSVLNGVDKIVPVDIYVPGCPPTPPALIDGVELLREKIRREAKGEKVTQG; this is encoded by the coding sequence ATGGAATTAAAAGGTTTCAGAGAAACAGAACAGTATGATCCCCGTGTTCTTGAAGATGTAAACAAAAGTGTATTTTTTACTAAAGTAGAGCAGTTAAAAGCCTGGTCCAGAACCAGATCCCTGTGGCCGCTCACATTTGGACTAGCCTGCTGTGCAATCGAGATGATGAGTACAGGAGGTTCGAGGTATGATTTTGACCGTTTCGGTGTAATCTTCCGTGCTTCCCCCCGCCATGCAGATGTCATGATTGTGGCTGGGACAGTAACTGCAAAGATGGCGCCGGTGCTCCGTACGTTGTACGATCAGATGCCGGAACCGAAATGGGTTATTTCCATGGGATCCTGCGCTACATGCGGCGGTCCTTATAAAGAGTCCTACAGTGTTCTGAATGGCGTGGACAAAATTGTCCCGGTTGATATTTATGTGCCAGGGTGCCCTCCGACACCGCCAGCACTGATCGACGGGGTGGAACTGCTTCGTGAAAAAATTCGGCGCGAAGCAAAAGGAGAGAAGGTGACTCAGGGATGA
- the ndhC gene encoding NADH-quinone oxidoreductase subunit A encodes MDLGVYSDYIYIVVFIMLGVALPVGALTFGRLLRPNNPYDKKLSTYESGIDPIGDAQVRYHVAYYLVALEFVIFDIETVFLYPWALALGELGWVGLNGGLIFIAILALGLAYSWKKKVLQWN; translated from the coding sequence ATGGATCTGGGAGTTTACAGCGATTACATATATATCGTCGTGTTTATAATGCTGGGTGTAGCGCTTCCAGTGGGAGCTCTTACTTTTGGACGCCTGTTGCGGCCTAATAATCCGTATGACAAGAAGTTGTCCACGTATGAGAGCGGGATTGACCCGATAGGAGATGCACAAGTCAGATATCATGTGGCCTATTATCTTGTTGCCCTGGAATTTGTGATATTTGATATTGAAACCGTTTTCTTATACCCTTGGGCGCTCGCTTTAGGAGAGCTTGGCTGGGTTGGGCTGAACGGCGGATTGATTTTTATAGCTATCCTGGCTCTTGGTCTTGCATATTCCTGGAAAAAGAAGGTGCTGCAATGGAATTAA
- a CDS encoding F0F1 ATP synthase subunit epsilon, whose protein sequence is MKTMQANVVTPDGSVFDGQVEMVSVKTTEGELGILPNHLPLVAPLAIGAVRIKADSNVQLIAVSGGFMEVRRDEVNILAESAELPSDIDVARARAAKERAERRLAQAKKDNLDFKRAEMALKRAINRLEISNMGGK, encoded by the coding sequence GTGAAGACGATGCAAGCGAATGTCGTCACTCCTGATGGCAGCGTATTCGATGGGCAGGTGGAAATGGTCAGCGTGAAAACCACGGAAGGTGAACTTGGAATCCTTCCAAATCACTTACCGTTAGTTGCTCCACTGGCTATTGGCGCTGTGCGTATCAAAGCTGATTCAAATGTTCAGCTGATCGCTGTCAGCGGCGGTTTTATGGAAGTTCGCCGTGATGAAGTGAATATTTTAGCTGAGTCAGCTGAATTACCGTCAGACATTGACGTAGCAAGAGCGCGGGCAGCGAAAGAACGTGCTGAACGCCGCCTTGCACAAGCTAAGAAAGATAACCTGGATTTCAAACGTGCGGAAATGGCCCTGAAACGCGCCATCAACCGTCTTGAAATCTCCAATATGGGTGGAAAATAG
- the atpD gene encoding F0F1 ATP synthase subunit beta gives MNKGRVTQVMGPVVDVQFNRGELPEIYNALKVQHTAQSSGEVDVDLTLEVALHLGDDTVRTIAMASTDGIVRGMEVLDTGKSISVPVGDATLGRVFNVLGENIDLDEPVGADVPRDPIHREAPAYDELSTQTEILETGIKVVDLLAPYVKGGKIGLFGGAGVGKTVLIQELINNIAQEHGGISVFAGVGERTREGNDLYFEMKDSGVINKTAMVFGQMNEPPGARMRVALTGLTMAEHFRDEKGADVLLFIDNIFRFTQAGGEVSALLGRMPSAVGYQPTLATEMGQLQERITSTTKGSVTSIQAIYVPADDYTDPAPATTFAHLDATTNLERKLSEMGIYPAVDPLASTSRALSPEIVGDEHYEVARQVQVTLQKYKELQDIIAILGMDELSEEDKLTVHRARRIQFFLSQNFHVAEQFTGQKGSYVPVKETIRGFKEIIDGKHDDLPEDAFRLVGTIEEVVEKAKQMQ, from the coding sequence ATGAATAAAGGACGCGTCACTCAAGTAATGGGTCCGGTTGTAGACGTTCAGTTCAACCGCGGCGAATTACCTGAAATATATAACGCATTAAAAGTGCAACATACAGCCCAGTCCTCTGGTGAAGTAGACGTTGACCTTACCTTAGAAGTGGCACTTCACCTCGGTGATGACACTGTCCGTACGATCGCAATGGCATCAACAGATGGTATTGTTCGCGGAATGGAGGTATTGGATACTGGAAAGTCTATTTCTGTTCCAGTTGGTGATGCTACCCTCGGACGTGTATTTAACGTTTTAGGCGAAAACATTGACCTTGACGAGCCTGTCGGAGCAGATGTGCCCCGCGACCCGATTCACCGCGAAGCACCTGCGTACGATGAGCTTTCTACACAGACTGAAATTCTTGAAACTGGTATTAAGGTTGTTGACCTGCTCGCCCCTTACGTTAAGGGTGGTAAAATCGGATTGTTCGGTGGAGCCGGTGTAGGTAAAACAGTTTTGATCCAGGAGCTTATTAACAACATCGCCCAGGAGCACGGCGGTATTTCTGTATTCGCCGGTGTAGGGGAGCGTACCCGTGAAGGTAACGACCTCTACTTCGAGATGAAAGACTCCGGGGTTATCAATAAAACTGCAATGGTATTCGGTCAGATGAACGAGCCTCCAGGAGCGCGTATGCGTGTTGCTCTTACAGGTCTTACGATGGCAGAACACTTCCGTGATGAAAAAGGCGCGGACGTACTTCTCTTCATCGATAACATCTTCCGTTTCACACAGGCCGGTGGTGAGGTATCTGCCCTCTTAGGACGTATGCCTTCCGCGGTAGGTTACCAGCCGACACTTGCTACTGAGATGGGTCAGCTTCAGGAGCGAATTACTTCTACAACGAAAGGTTCCGTAACGTCTATCCAGGCGATCTACGTACCTGCCGATGACTATACTGACCCGGCACCAGCAACAACTTTCGCTCACTTGGACGCAACTACAAATCTTGAGCGTAAGCTTTCTGAAATGGGTATCTACCCTGCGGTGGACCCACTTGCGTCTACTTCCCGTGCACTTTCACCTGAAATTGTGGGCGATGAGCACTATGAAGTGGCCCGTCAAGTTCAGGTTACACTACAGAAATATAAAGAGCTTCAGGATATCATCGCCATCCTTGGTATGGATGAGTTATCTGAAGAAGATAAACTTACAGTACACCGCGCCCGTCGTATTCAGTTCTTCCTTTCTCAAAACTTCCACGTGGCGGAGCAGTTTACGGGTCAAAAAGGTTCTTATGTACCTGTTAAAGAAACGATTCGTGGCTTCAAGGAAATCATTGATGGTAAGCATGACGACTTACCTGAGGATGCATTCCGTCTAGTTGGAACAATTGAAGAAGTTGTAGAGAAAGCGAAGCAAATGCAATAA
- the atpG gene encoding ATP synthase F1 subunit gamma, whose translation MASLRDIKSRITSTKKTKQITKAMEMVSAAKLNRAQNKAQSFMPYTEKIREVVASIASGGGEGTSHPMLEARDEIKKTAYLVITSDRGLAGAYNSGLLRQTLKLIEERHSSQDEYGLIVMGRMGRDFFKKRGMPIYQEIVGLPDQPEYADIKNIASTTVNMFTDGIFDEIYVHYNHFVSAISQQVTETKLLPLTGFKEDKEGDSTPTLDYLYEPNPAVILERMLPHYAESLIYGSLLDAKASEFGARMTAMRSATDNASDMIDELTLKYNRARQAAITQEINEIVGGAAALE comes from the coding sequence GTGGCATCATTAAGAGATATTAAGTCGAGGATCACCTCGACGAAAAAGACGAAACAGATCACGAAAGCTATGGAAATGGTTTCTGCAGCAAAGCTGAACCGGGCCCAGAACAAAGCCCAGTCGTTCATGCCTTATACTGAGAAAATCAGAGAAGTAGTTGCCAGCATTGCATCAGGCGGCGGGGAAGGCACTTCCCATCCTATGCTTGAAGCTCGTGATGAGATTAAGAAAACGGCATATCTTGTAATCACTTCCGACCGGGGGCTGGCAGGTGCCTATAACAGCGGACTGCTCAGGCAGACGTTAAAGCTGATTGAGGAACGCCATTCCTCCCAGGATGAGTACGGTTTGATCGTTATGGGCCGGATGGGGCGTGATTTTTTCAAAAAGAGAGGCATGCCTATATATCAGGAGATTGTCGGATTACCGGATCAGCCTGAATATGCGGATATCAAAAATATCGCCTCAACTACAGTAAACATGTTTACTGATGGTATCTTTGATGAAATCTATGTGCACTACAATCACTTTGTCAGTGCAATCAGCCAGCAGGTGACAGAGACGAAGCTTCTTCCACTGACCGGATTCAAGGAAGACAAAGAAGGGGACAGCACCCCTACACTCGACTATCTGTATGAGCCTAATCCAGCCGTTATTCTTGAAAGGATGCTTCCGCACTATGCAGAAAGCTTAATATACGGCTCACTGCTGGATGCGAAAGCAAGTGAATTCGGAGCAAGAATGACAGCGATGAGATCTGCTACAGATAATGCTTCTGATATGATCGATGAACTGACGTTAAAGTACAACCGTGCACGTCAGGCGGCAATTACACAGGAAATCAACGAAATCGTCGGCGGTGCAGCTGCCCTCGAATAG